A genomic segment from Aegilops tauschii subsp. strangulata cultivar AL8/78 chromosome 1, Aet v6.0, whole genome shotgun sequence encodes:
- the LOC109781478 gene encoding histone H2B.2-like, producing the protein MAPKADKKPAAENKVEKAAEKTPAGKKPKAEKRLPAGKTASKEAGGEAKTRGRKKGSKAKKGVETYKIYIFKVLKQVHPDIGISSKAMSIMNSFINDIFEKLAGESAKLARYNKKPTITSREIQTSVRLVLPGELAKHAVSEGTKAVTKFTSS; encoded by the coding sequence ATGGCCCCCAAGGCAGACAAGAAGCCGGCGGCCGAGAACAAGGTCGAGAAGGCGGCGGAGAAGACCCCCGCGGGCAAGAAGCCCAAGGCCGAGAAGCGGCTGCCGGCGGGCAAGACGGCGTCCAAGGAGGCCGGCGGCGAGGCCAAGACCCGGGGCAGGAAGAAGGGCAGCAAGGCCAAGAAGGGCGTGGAGACGTACAAGATCTACATCTTCAAGGTGCTGAAGCAGGTGCACCCCGACATCGGCATCTCCTCCAAGGCCATGTCCATCATGAACTCCTTCATCAACGACATCTTCGAGAAGCTCGCCGGCGAGTCGGCCAAGCTCGCGAGGTACAACAAGAAGCCCACCATCACCTCCCGGGAGATCCAGACCTCCGTCCGCCTCGTCCTCCCCGGCGAGCTCGCCAAGCACGCCGTCTCCGAGGGCACCAAGGCCGTCACCAAGTTCACCTCCTCCTAG